The Chaetodon auriga isolate fChaAug3 chromosome 4, fChaAug3.hap1, whole genome shotgun sequence region ACATGGAAGGGCAGTCTCACTCTGAGGCCTTCATTGGTTGTCTTTGCCATTGTTGAATAGCTGCCATGATGGTTTCTGAAAGTCACAAGGATTATATTTGGGGTTTTCCTGATAACAGCAAACTCTCTTAAAAAGTGAGTTGTGTGTTCACAGTATGACCAAAATGTCCTGGAAAACATGCTCCTGCTTTTGTTAGGATAAGCAGAGGTGGTGATGGACTGCGAACTCGCTGGCAGGGACACAGACAAGGAGTCCAGGTTAACCTGTCAGTTGGCTTACAGACATCAGTGTGGACCTTGGTTTAACCCTGCGGGTAGCTAACAAGTTAATCAGACAATGGTTTAGTCTAGTGGGAAGCTAAGGCTAGCTAACGGACCAATCTATACCAGAAAGGCCTTCCCCCTCTTCCCCTCTAGTCTTTCAGCCCAAATGTTGACATTAGACCCATCCTCATTAATCACACTTGATAGTGAATATGCTCCTTGACCCCACCAGACACGTTTCATAGGATATCTAATGCAAATAATTGCGCTTCAACCTTGCATTCACCAGcttgccccccccccatatAATTCTCTTTTCTCCAGAtcagatcttttacttattATCTCTCTGTAAACCTTTATCTTTCCATATTTTACAGCTGCTCTCCCTTATCTTTTCTCTATGCTTTAGAGTTATTTTGGTCTGTCTATGCATCTACTTGCACTGGATTGGTAAAGAAAACATTAGTCTGCATATCCGTATTCTTCTACTGGTCTGGttaaaaaacttttcttttttttttttttcccccaaccaTCAGCTGTATAAGATGCAGGGTCCCAGTATGTCCTCAGATCTTTTGGTTTCTGTCTCTCGGGAGCCATTCATCCAGGCATAAGATGCTTTATTTTTGCCTGACTCACAAAGCAAATGGAAtaagaaaaagacattaaattAGGGTTGGAGTGGGTGCTATAGCAGACCAACCATTTATGTTATGGAGCCAAACCTCCAGTCAGGCAGAGGCCATTTTATGGGGTATTATACATCTTCATCCTGTGTTCCTTGTCTGTCAGACTATTTTTGCACTCTTTTGTGTGACCTTTCTGCTCTTCTTGCTCTTCTCAgtcatgtctgttttctgtggcaTTGAGAGACGTTTCTGCTCTTTGCTCTCActctcccttttcctccttcttactgcagtattttttaCCTCCCATTATGTTGAACAGGCTCCTCACCACTCTCTATTTTATTTCCACCAGTTACATTTCTAAATGTTTCTTCTCTTCATATATTGACTTTGGTCTCTCACCCATCATTCaccaaatgaaatgtctttAGGTTTTCTCATGTGTGATTTGTTATTTCTCCTTTGGCCATCCCAAACTGAAATATCAGGAAAACTGTCCCTTTGCCCTCGCACTATGCCCCCTTCCAAAAGTTGTGCAACGTAAGCAAGAAAAGTCAAGAAGGtccaaaatattattttctgtcttattttttatatattcaGTCAGTCTCAGATGGGGGGATCAGTGTGAATGGCCTCCAGCTGGCTAACGCAGTGCCCGACCTCTGCGATGGCTGGAAATCATTGGAACTCAGCAAATTTGTATGGCAGAAATCCTCCTGGAGAAAATTATGGTTGAattggttgtgtgtgtatggactCAACTGGATTAAGGCCCTGAGGcgtgctttttttaaaaaaataaaaacaaaagtgataCACAGGTGCCTTTGCTGCTGTTGGTAAAAGCACATCACAGTCTGAACGTTCACACTACCCTCAGTGGACCATCTGCAAGTGTCTCTGGAAAAATCTATGTATTTATCAATCtacctatctatctatttagTTTTCTGTCGttttcctccccttctctcctgGTTTTGTAGAACGCTCGGTCGATCCAGCTGAAAAAAGAACAATTCAATCCTGGTTTAAAGTTTAATTTTCTGATGTGTTCCCTTATGGTTTTATTCTTGATaataaaaaagcacaaattatGCCATGTATATAACAATAcctataaaatacaaaataaaatgatattGTTTTTAAAGAGAATCTCTGGCGTCTTTGTAATTATCAAATTATTTGTTTCTAACTGGAGTCCATTTACATTAAACGGTGTGTTCCCAAGAGAAATTAAAATGCTTCTCTGATGAATACTACATAATTTACTTTGTATGTCACACACAAGATTTTAGAGGTGCCCCAACACAAACTTTGGATGCCACAATTTGTGTCCCCACTGTGTCCTGCTTGACACAGTCATAAATCTTAAGAGATAGAAGGAAAACATCTGAGAAAACAATTTGATATTTGAAATTTTCCTCATGTTCCTTCTATGATGTGTGTAGTTCTGAGGGAGGCTGTTCCCCCAGTGACATAAATAAAGTAGAAGTTGTTACTTGAAGTTCACACTAGTGTAGGAAATATGCCACAGTACTTGTCACTAGACAAAGTTTAAGGTAAAGTTTCAGCAATCACGTTGTTCACACCTAATCTGTTTCCTGGAAATTACATTAATATACTGCTGTTATgtttcaatcaggagagacaagagTTGTTGGTGGTGAGCAAAGATAAGTATACACAagaattaaagaaataaaagctaATCTGAAAGATGTATATTATCTGGATTATACAACTCCTTAATACGACTCTCTGAATAGGCCAGTTTATCACACGTCAAGATGCTCCTAATAACAGCTCAACTTATGGTTATGTTGTTTCTATGGCCGGCTGCTGTCTTGACCTGAaggcaaaaaaaatgtgatgagtcaccacagcacacagcctCCTACCTACCGGtcactgtttctctcttcaCAAATGACTTTTCCCCCTTGTTTCTCCTTCCCTTCTTACTGTCTCTCCACCTTGTCACATTCTTTATTGTCCACTTGTGATAATATCACTACATGTATGTATTACAGTAATTGCATGGTCTACCAGGAAAGCAGGTTTAGGTAAGTATTCATCCATCTTTCTCAATCAAGTTTTCTCATTCTCTGGCTTTTCTCTTGCCGCCTCTTGCCGTCTCTTGCCAGTCACACCTTCTCATTCTTCGACGATATgaatttctctgtctcttctttccCGTCACTGTTTTTAAGTGGTAGTTATGAAATGATGTGTTCAAGTGTTCCAAGCTCAGAAAGCAATGAAATGGACCATCTtattaactctctctctcacacacacacacacacacacacacacatacaaattgAAATACACAGAGAAATACACAGCCTGTAAACACATTCTTCCAAGTGCATGCTTCCCTGTGAGTACGGTGTGCACAGCACTCAGTGTCcagcactttattttattgtcatttcaaATGTGCCCATTGACCCATCAGCCCGTTGACAGTAATAGGATAACTTTATAAAAGTGAGAGCTGGCTGTATTTCCCCCCTTTCCTGCAGCACGCAGACCTTCTCTGTCTTCAGGTCCCGTCCTCATTTAATTTCACATCATTTAATTTTATAGTGTTTAAACTTATTTTTCTGCCAATAGTGATTTCTTCATCCATCTCCAGGTAGtgccatttaaaatgtttttttgacaGTTTCTACTACACTACAGCAGCACTATGACAAATGATTTAAGATACAGGCATAGATATATTTAAGGAAGACGGGTGTGTTGTTTTCAAGTATAGTTGAGGTGCACATGTGACGAAATATGCATCATATCATATAGAGCATCAGCGTTCATCAACCTCCCGAGTTAAGACATCCTGAGTGACAAAGAAATAGTTTGAGTGTGGATAGCTTTTCACTTCAGTCATCTTGTgtcccaaacacaaacatgatcaGAGAAGAAGCATTAGTAAAACTTTAGTGTATGCCAACTACATTCATTCTGACTCTGACCTAATCTAATTCATTTACTATACAATGAAATAAGAAAGCACAGGTAATAAGTAAATGGCTCACACAGGTTTAACTGGGAATAAAACAGAGCCTTCGTGAATGTTATTAGCAACACCTGTGCTCTTCCTaccatgacaagtcaaaatgtctgatgTGAAAAGGCATATTGGGCAGATCCACAGGGACCAACAGAATCAACCAATCTCATGGAATAACATCCACTTGCTGGACATACCTGTGGCCATTCAAAATCCACACAGAGAGAATGGGTGTTGGGAACCTGGacctgtttgttgttttttaacttttgcaCCAGCGCTGTTGTCCCTGTATTCCTGACTAGTCTTGACCACAAGTCAGTGTTGTCTCCTGACACGACATgaaataaaacccactgaattTTCCTTGCAACTATCAAGACTAGAGAGAATACTAATTGTATCCATGGACACTCTTAATTTGCACATTCAATCTTGCAAATTTTGAAACCAATGAATTGGCAAATTGGGTAAGAAACACAGCATCCATTTATAATATCTTAAAGGTTTTTGCAGCAAAATCCAGAGAGAGCTCATCTATCACGTCAGCTCAAACAAATGAGACTCAACATCTCTTGTGAGTTTTCAAAGATTCAGCCTAATTTCTTAGTTAGCTATGTGGACGATGAAGCTATAATGATGGATTAACATGCAGCtgaaggacttttttttttttttttgaagacctACTTGAGTGGCAGAAAGTTTTGTAGTCTGAAGGCTGAAGGTAGCTacataacagaaaaaaagtgcGATGCTTATTACAGTAGCTTACTTTTCTGTCCTATATTTGCATTATTGTCCTGGGTGGTTATGTGTTGATTACAGTTTGTTATTTCCTATTTCCTATGCTGTGAACAAGACTGGGATTATCCAGAGTGATTCCAAGAAGACAATATAATATAATTTTTCAATTGATGTGTGTACCACAGAGGTAATTCCCTCAAAGACCTCAAAACATGGACAGGTTTAACCAAAAGTGTCTCATTTATCAGATCCCAGtaggaaaacattttttcataaTAACTTAGAGTCTCACTTGAAATGATAACCTGTCAATGCATACATAAGTTAGTCGGTCAAGCTGAATTTACCCTCAGATGGATTCTAGAATAAGGCCTGTTGAGCTAAATGACCGCCTGAAGcatagtttttattttttgtgaagagcagaaacacattttctgtgtcaGATTAGTTAAGTGTGACAAAAGGGTGGagactgtgtgaaaacagactGGTTGTGGTAAAAACACTGTAATGTGATAAAACGTCAGTTACTTTCTGTAACTACAGATTCTATCAGTATAGGCGGAGCCCTCTAAGGCCATTGCTAGTGGGTTTATGTGGGCAACCCACACGGCTCGCCATGGATGGATGCGGCAGAGTCATCTGACGCCGGCTGATCTAAGTAGTCAAGAATATCCAGAGCCTCTTCAACCGAATATGACTCTTGAAGTAGCCACACATCCTCTTCTGCTGATGCCTGTTGAGTCAGAGCCAGGCCACTGTGAAAGACTTGCACAGGCCGTGCAGGTCCAGAGACACAATGTAGCTGATCCGGTGTGGTGGACAAAGCCAGACACCAAAGAGAGTGCACCTGCTTAGCTCACACGTCACCATGAAGACATAATTGAGAACAGTCCGGACCTCACTGTTCATTTTGAAGGTCCAACGGGAAAACTCCAGCACTCGACcaacaaagacttttacaaaaGCAAGTAGGCAAGAGTTATAAGATCAGCGCAGTTGAATCCTTCTGAAACCATCATTCTAATATAGattgaggttttttttctgggatttAATAATCAGCATTTCAGAAAATGATCAGGGGAATAGTGATTAAATTGGAAAGACAACGTTGTCGGTGGCTTATGATTAATCCGTTTTTCAACTGCCGGGTAAAATTGCAGCTCATGAATTTACAGGCAGAGaaatgaggaagcagagaggccACAAACAGTCAAGCTGTTGTTGCCTTTTCTGAGTCTATAAGCTAGTTTACCTGGTCGATTTACCTGGGCTTTATCAGAAAGGTCTTGCTGATTTCAAGTGTCTTAGAATGACCAACATGTGGGAGTATGTACACAACACAGGTGAGACGTGGTTGATAAACGGACACATTATTTACTTTGCTATGGTAGCATGACAGTGGTTGACTCATTGTGTTGCAGTGTCAAGTGGCAGCATTAACTGAGCTGCCCTGACAAACCTCTCCTTATCTATGAcgccactgcacacacagacacacacacacacacatacacacaaacaaagcaaaggcCCTGGATTGTCAGTGAATGATGAAAGTGTGTATTTGAATGACAAGCACTATCAAagccagcagaggacagagataatattccttcatttcctccttgCACACTGAGACACATTACCAAGGACAGCAGAATTGGTTAATCACAATGTGcgagagaagaaaggaggggaTAGGAGATGAAATGGAAAGAGGTGGAATGatggtggagaggtggaggtgagatAAGGCGCTCTCTGTTTCCATGAATGGCCGACatatttttggtcatttcataAGCAGAGGCACAATTGTGAAATGGTTTGAAGTGGGAGGACTGAATTATCAGTTGGTGCTGTGAGGGCTGGCATCATTCATGGCCTCTTCAATCAGCTTCTCTCATCCTTCATAAATATACCTGCCTgccacacatatatacacatagcCACAGCACAGTGGCAGTCttgtgaaggagaggagagtctCAATCCCTGGGAAATAGGGCTGCTTATGTTCCTTAATAAGGTGAAAACACTTCTGGAGTTTTCAAAAGCCTGTGGACCGTGTTAGCTATGTGTGATGACATGCATCAACAGCTCTGTTTCGGTtacatttctgctcattttagtGTTTCATTAAGTTTGGTGTTTGATGTTAGCAAGCATGCAATAAGGCGACATTAATGCTACTAACAGGAAAAAGGAATAATCTGTTTATGAATGCATGAATTGATGACTTCCCGAAATAACGCTGTTTACATGACTGGAGCACTGATTTTGTACTCAGTTTGATTATATGGAGAGAATTATGGAAATCTgattatgaaaaaaataatcttcTTGTTACTCCAGAAACCTGGACTTGTATACGAGGATAGCACAGAGTGAAGTATGGTGGTCCTGAGGGAGTTCAGTGAGTTTAAAATGTCCCGATGATCTGTGTGATCTAGTCCTACGTCTGCGGGACGTTACAGGCTGTGTCTTGGGCTGATGTGCAGTCCATAAGCTCAGAAACTGTGTGGGATATCTGTTGTTTACAGCCACTGGGAACTGAAAAAAACAGTCCCTCTGATTCCCCATTTTACAATCGAACAGCACACGACCCTCTCTATGATTGGACGCACAgtcatgaaatgaaagtatAGCGTTGATGGATGTCACGACAGTAAAATGGAGAAAGGCAGTTCAAACGTTCAAAATATGGATCCGTGAAAATGTCTTTCTAGTTTTTCCAGTATTTCTTAATTAAGTGACCACGAGAGTCAGACCTATGTAGAATATGATGCTTCTCAACTACATCTCAATTTTGACACTTAAGGAtaattcttcttttcttctcattcTTTGTCACTCAGGTTGCACTGAGGTTTCTCCTATAAGTGCTCGTccctcatttgttttgcttctccAGTTTTGAGGGTCATTTCTCTTAAACTGATCTTTGCTGCGGCTCCAAATTCATCCTGTTAGAGTGGTTTGGGAGAATGCTTTCAGAATTCAGTACGCTCAAAGTCAGCAATGTTTAACttctcaaagaaaaagaaaaggcattTGTGAGCAGCACATTTCTCCTCCTGGAACGGACGTGACTGATTGGCATGGCCTGCTTTCTATAATGGAAAACTGCTCAAGAAAAGAATGATTCGACATCAAATCcaagtgtaaaaaaaacagacagagaagtgAACTTTACCGCCACCTTAACTGGAATGAGGAAGTTGTGttctaaaaactgaaaagatTAGCACATACCTAAATATTGACGCTTCAGCGCGAGGCCCTAGAggaggtgcatgctgggagaaaTGTCAGCAGTGGTTGAAATTCATAACCACCCTTTGTAGCTCTCAAAGTTGTTAAAGAGTGGTCATTGGTCACACTCTAAAATAATTCAACTACTTTCTTTTCTGAAGAAGTATAAAGGAGGAGCTTTGACCTCCAAAAGAAAGGGACGAAAGTTAAAGAAAGCCTCCTAATACCTCTGCACTCATGCTTTGACAGTCATTGTCACTatagctgtgtttccatcaccaGGTCTTGATGTGCACTTTGAAGAAGCACATCTGAACAGAttgatggaaatggaaaaatttgaaaaaatgtccttaggtttgtttttacattcactTGGGGTGGTTTTTCCAAAAGAGTTAATGTGCTTAACACCTTTTCCAAATAAGTTCTGATGTGGAGAACATttaagtcacatgactgatcagctgtttctgctccaaaagaagaagaagaagaagctatACTCGTACTCATCGTCTTAAAAAGACAGGCCTCCCACTGACCCTGGTGAACGTCTCTTTCTGACCCCAGATAATAACTCTATGACCAAATCTTGGTTTAGCCATTGTTCAGGCCATTCAGGTAGAATAAGTGCTGCAACCAGGTGTATCAACAGCTTCCCTTGAACATTTGGGCCATCAGTCATCCTCTGCTGCATCCTCCTATGTGCGACTCGATGCCACTGGAAGCTCAAGGTAAGCaattgctgctgctctgagctggAAGTGGTGTTCAATGGCGTGGTATTTTGTTCAACTATTAATTAACCTGCACTCCTTAATTACTAATTGTCAGGTCGCCACTGACTTCCTTTTATTGCTGAATTTCAGGTATATTTAATAAATGAATCATTAAAGGAGAGGCAAATTGCCTAAACTCAATCTCTATGTATGTCAATCCTGTACTCTGGCTAAAATCAAACTTACTAGCTTTTCAGGTCACTGTTAACCATTACCAATTGCTGGCCAATCCTATTCATTGCAAACAGGCCATTGTTGCACTGTGGTTGTCTACGTGGGGTCCTTGGACTCCGAAGGGTTCCCAAGTGGGTGCCGGGGGTCCCCAGCAAGTGACTCAATGGCATAAAGTATTACTATTTTCATCATGAGTGTCATACGCTTTCCCTAGTAAAACACCTGACAGAAAAATGTATCAGAGTGGGGATGCAGGATTAATCTTATCAGATGAGGTTTGTGGTCTAATGGGTGCAGTTTAGCGAGCCTTGTCATGAAAGTTGGGAACCTCTAGCAGTTGCTGGCTAAGCTATTTTTCTGGCTGGACACATTTTGTGTCAGGATTGCGGTGCCTGTGTTACCTTGGCATCCCCTCTCTTGTGTACGTGGAtgtcttttctccctctctgtgtgtctgagccGAGCTGGGCGTGGTCACCTGTTCCCTCCTGCTGCCggcccacctgcacacctgaggctcatcaGTACTCAACCTGCTCAGTGTATAAACCCCAGTTCTGCCCTCCACTCTTTGCCAGATAGTCAGTTGTCCACTGTGGTACTTTGTCTTGGCTCCCTCTGCTCTTGCTCAAGTGATTTTTAGATTGCACAAGTAGAAATGACTGAGCTGTTCAAAATGAAGTTTGTGCACTGATCTCTGTCTGTCGTTCTGCTTTTGGCTCTGACAGACTGCATCCATtatgacattttgtttctgtccgTTCATTCATGGCACACTGTTGATTTTAATCACTTGACCTCATATTTTGTGTCCGGctctttgtgatgttttgtggCATGTTTCATTCCTGCTTGATAACTGATCAAATAAGAGGTAATTGATAAAATAATTGAGAAAATTGGGGGGATTTAtctggctgctgctcagggcagacatttgatcacaaaaaaaaaaatctccttgtAGAGTCTAAGTGGCAAAGACTTCTGACTAAAGTCATTTCAAATATCATCTGTTTAACAAACAATTACCTTCATTCACTTGATTCATCTGAAGCTCCAGATGAAGTCGGGAAGACTCTTCTCTTGCATGCTTAGGCCGGTAGTTTATTTCTCACACCATCCTGCAATCACTCAAAGCAGGCTCACTCATTATTTCcttgctgtcattgtctggAGCTGTCAACTGAGATTTCAGCTGTTgtcatcagctggtcacatctatccagcagcacagtgacacacctTCATTGTTAGCCAGTCATCTTTTTAAATACGATTGTCTCGCTCTGCTTCAGTTCaatcatgctgctgttatgcacacccctccacccccccgtCATCACCCAGTCTTCACAAATTCATCAACTTCATCAATTCATCTGCCTCATCAGCCACCACTGCCGCCAATGTCGGGACTCTGTGGGGGGGATTTTTCTGACTTCAGCTCAGGGCCGACACCTTGATTACAAAAAATCTAATTGTATAGTCTAAACGCCAAAGACTTCTGACCACACTAATTTCACATATCACCTGTACAATAAACACTTACTTCATTCGcttgtctctcctgattgaagTGACATTCGTGCCGTCTCGTCATCATCTTGTCTTCGTCATGGAAAAAAAGTCATTGAGTAATTTTATTCTAGTTTAAAAACATACAGCAAGCATCATAATTTTAACTGACTGATCAATTAATTCATTAAGTGTTCAAATTTATTCAACAATATTTGGGTTGGATTTATTCTATTGAATTGTTCTGAATGTGTATTATCCATGCAACTGTTTACATTACTGTGTCATGTATTTTGAAGTAGTGCTGTCTTCATGTTCTACAATGTTTAAACTGTTATTTTCTTAGTAAACTGTTCAGTAATAGTTATGCAAATCAGAAAGCTGAACCAAGTCAACATGTATGCGATCTGCAGCCCCCTCACACCAAACAACACTCTGACCTCATTCACACTTAGTCACTTCGTGCGTCTTGGGCAGGTCGAAAGCTACATGTAAATGAATGTCCACATCCCAAGCCATGTAGGAAGTGGTTTGAAATGCATTCTGAGCTGTTTGAGTTTATCTGTGTGGGTGGTCCCACCCATGAAGGTGATAGATTACAGTTTTTATACATCATACAGTTTTTATATACCGTTACCGTTAACAGCTTCAGGTGCATCACCACCACTGTTCACTGTTCAGCTGACCCCACTTTGAAGGTAGGCCAGGAAAACTAGAATATTTTTCAACCAGATTTGTGCTCATGGGACACATGTaagcatgcatgtatgtgtcaATGAAAGTGTCAACTCTCATCTGGACTTCGTCTTGACATGAGACACTTGTCAAGTGAAAATTGATTATAATGAGTATAAATGGGGCCTCTGTTAAGTTGTGATGTTACACactgtcgtgtgtgtgtgtgtgtgtgtgtgtgtgtgtgtgtgtgtgtgtgttcaaaggaaaaggaggagcCTTGGCTTCTGAAAGGGCAagaggaaagggaaagggaagtCATGAATAAAAGCCTGTGGTTGGGTTGACCTGATGATTCCTGTCCACTTGCTGTAGTGTTCTTTGCACTTTATTTTCACTATGATGAAATTATATGTGTTCTCTTGTCTTCTCTCTGGTGAGTTTATCTCCTTTATAATCACACCTACTGTGCCTTGTCTATAAATGCTACAGCTGTAAGatgctttttttgtatttgatttGAGTCATTTAGTcgttcagttttttaaaaaagcgaTGTTTCATCacataaacagtaaaaaaaatgtgtgcgtATCTGAATTTGTTTATGCGTTGACATTATGACAATGATTCCTTTATGTCTGCTTGTAGCTCTGACTGTTGTGGGGATGACGTCTCTCAACATAAAGGGACATGTTGGGGAAAATGTGACCATCAAATGCTCCGACTGGAACACTGTTATGGATGTGAAATCTAACGTTAAGTACTTCTGTGATGCTCCATGCTCAACAGACAATCACATCATTGTCAAAGCAGCAGTTGGAAAGATTAAACACAGGAATCGGATACAGTTAGTTAACAGTGCAGAAGGTGCATTTGTCACCTTCACTAATCTCCAAAAGTCAGACTCTAAGAGATATTATTGTGGAGTAGAGAGGGTTGGCATTGATCGACTGATCGAAGTGAATCTTAAAGTTACAGATGGTAAGTTTTTGCTCCTCAGtcctttctttaaaaaatacttCTCCTTTGTGAAAAGTAATAACTGTCCAAGTAGTCGATTATGATATTCTGTCTGTTATTTTCTGCTGAGTGTTCAGGTCCCAAGACAGCTCCAAAAGCATTTGATGTAACCAGCTCCACGCTGTCTTCAAGCAGCACAGATATCATTCCTGATACTTCcacatcatccatcatccattcTACAACAACTCCTgcatcagcagcacaaagagctGGTATGAAGACCTCTCATCCGaacatttaatttatatatTTAACAAGAAAGAACACGACACCAACGACCAAtcacataaaagcaaaatgtttccATGTTATTTCCTCTAAATCTGGGTAAATGAACATTTGAATTTAATTCAGACTTTTCTTGCgtttttgctcttctttttctgaCAGGTGTCACGTCATTCACAAATTAGTGGTATTCACTTACCTCTGTGAGGAGAGAGCTGCAGTTTAAAGTATGATCAACCTGCTAatctttctcccttttctctctttggcCAGGCATTGGACCGTATTTGATTGCaggtttcattttaataataatcTTAGTGGTGGCTGCACTGATGCTTACCAGGAAGGTGATCAAGAAACAACAAAGTAAGACACACAAACCAGATGTGTAC contains the following coding sequences:
- the LOC143319000 gene encoding uncharacterized protein LOC143319000: MMKLYVFSCLLSALTVVGMTSLNIKGHVGENVTIKCSDWNTVMDVKSNVKYFCDAPCSTDNHIIVKAAVGKIKHRNRIQLVNSAEGAFVTFTNLQKSDSKRYYCGVERVGIDRLIEVNLKVTDAECSGPKTAPKAFDVTSSTLSSSSTDIIPDTSTSSIIHSTTTPASAAQRAGIGPYLIAGFILIIILVVAALMLTRKVIKKQQMIVTTQQPDAGEGPADTDGVYQSLHLFMKDEEVYSTLKTTQTVCDSTSMSQ